Below is a genomic region from Salinirussus salinus.
CCGGGCTGCGCTGGAAGGTGTGGATCACCCGGCCCACGTCATCGTGGTGGCTGATCCCCTCCCGGCGCATATACCGCAACACCTCCTGGCGCAGGGACAGTTCCCGTCGGAGCCGGTCGTCGTCCCAGCCCCGCTCGTACTGCACCTCCTCGAGCAGGGTCGAGGGCGCGAGCTGCTCGAAGCTGTCCGTCGCCGGGTCCCGGCCGAACACCTCGCGGGTCCGGACGCCGGAGCCGTCTTGCTTCGGTGTGACCTCGACCAGGCGGTGGTTGCGCCGGAGCCGGCCGTCCTCGGTCTGGACCTGCCGCTGGACCGAGATGACGTCGAGGCTGCCGACCATCTGCGCGGGGATGTTCAGCGGCTCGTTCTCGAGCCGGCGCATCACGCTCTCCGCGGAGTCAGCGTGGAACGTCGTGTAGGCGGTGTGTCCCGTCGAGATCGCCTGGAAGAAGGTGAACGCGACCTGTGGGTTCGCCCGGATCTCCCCGACCAGCAGGAACTCGGGGCGCTGGCGCAGCGCCGATTCGAGGAGGTCGAACATCGTGACCGCTCCCTGGCCCTCGGCGACCGAGGAGGGACGTGTCACGTTCCGGACCCAGTTCTGGTGGGGGAGCCGGACCTCCGGGGTGTCCTCGATGGAGACGATCTTGTTTCCCGGCGGGATGAAATAGGAGATGGCGTTCAGCGAAGTGGTCTTGCCCGAGCCGGTGCCGCCGGCGAACATCACCGACTTCCCGTTCTCGACGAGCAGCCACAGATACGCCATCTGGTCGAGCCCGAAGGTTCCGAAGTCGACCAGGTCGGTCGGGGTGAGCGGGTCCTCGGAGAACCGCCTGATGGTGAACGTCGACCCCCGGAGGCTGACGTCGTTCCCGAGCGTGAACTGCGCCCGCGAGCCGTCCGGGAGACTGACGTCCAGCAGCGGGTCAGCGGCCGTTAGCGACTTGCCCGCCCGCTGGGCCAGCCGGGTCACGAACGCGTCCAGGCGCTCCTGCGGGAACGAGAGGTTGGTCTCGAGGTCCCGGTAGATGCCGTGGTAGACGAACAGCGGCACGTCCGCGCCGTCACAGGAGATATCCTCGATCTCGGGGTCGTGCATCAGCGGGTCGACCCGCCCGTAGCGCACGAAGTCCCGCTGGAGATAGTAGACCACCCGAAGCAACGTCGATGGGGGGACGGCGGCGGCGTGTTCGTCGAGGATGCGGCCGATCTCCGCGCCGAACACGTCACCCCGTTTCTCGTCGGGCCCGATGTCGTGGTGCATCAGGTCCTGCCGGAGCGACCGGGTCAGGTCCTCCCGGACGTACTGTTCGAACTCGGTCAACGAGGGGGTAGCCACGTGGTAGCGGTGCTCGTTTGCCGCCGGGTCGTAGAGGATCGCCGTGTAGGAGTAAGGGCGCACCGACCAGCGCCAGGAGACGACCTCGAACTCTTCGAGATACTCGAAGTCGAACCACTGCCCGCGCACCGCCCCAGGGTCCGGGGCGGCCACGCCCAGTTCGGCCGGGTCGTACTCCGTCTCGAAGTGCGAGAGGACGTCATCGAGAACCGCCTCCTCGACCTCCTCGCCGGGCACCGTCCGGACCTCCCGGCGGCCCTCGAGCACCCCGTCCATCGCCCGGTCGGCCACCCCGGCGTCGATCTCATCGAGAACGAACCCGCCCCCGCCGTCGCGGTGGTCAGGCGGCTGACTCTCCTCACTCATGCTCTGCCGATGGCTCCACTACTGTGCTGGGGTGATATAAAAACCCGACCCGCCGCGCCGTCCGGCCACACCCGGGCCGTCGCTGCGGAGGGAAAGGGGCTAAGTGTGCCGCCCACTCCCTTTCGGGCGAATGGGCTACACGCCACACGTCGCCGTGGTCGGCGGGGGCACGACCGGCGTCGGGGTCGCGCGCGACCTCGCCATGCGGGGCCTGGAGGTAACGCTCGTCGAGCGGGGGGCGCTGACCAGCGGGGCGACCGGCGGGATGCACGGCCTGCTACACAGCGGGGCTCGCTACGCTCTCTCTGACCCCGACAGCGCCGCCGACTGTCTCGCCGAGAACCGCGTCCTCCGGGAGGTGGCGGGCCACTTCATCGA
It encodes:
- a CDS encoding type II/IV secretion system ATPase subunit, producing the protein MSEESQPPDHRDGGGGFVLDEIDAGVADRAMDGVLEGRREVRTVPGEEVEEAVLDDVLSHFETEYDPAELGVAAPDPGAVRGQWFDFEYLEEFEVVSWRWSVRPYSYTAILYDPAANEHRYHVATPSLTEFEQYVREDLTRSLRQDLMHHDIGPDEKRGDVFGAEIGRILDEHAAAVPPSTLLRVVYYLQRDFVRYGRVDPLMHDPEIEDISCDGADVPLFVYHGIYRDLETNLSFPQERLDAFVTRLAQRAGKSLTAADPLLDVSLPDGSRAQFTLGNDVSLRGSTFTIRRFSEDPLTPTDLVDFGTFGLDQMAYLWLLVENGKSVMFAGGTGSGKTTSLNAISYFIPPGNKIVSIEDTPEVRLPHQNWVRNVTRPSSVAEGQGAVTMFDLLESALRQRPEFLLVGEIRANPQVAFTFFQAISTGHTAYTTFHADSAESVMRRLENEPLNIPAQMVGSLDVISVQRQVQTEDGRLRRNHRLVEVTPKQDGSGVRTREVFGRDPATDSFEQLAPSTLLEEVQYERGWDDDRLRRELSLRQEVLRYMRREGISHHDDVGRVIHTFQRSPESVVEQLRDGTLEPAELTPRDG